Proteins found in one Roseimicrobium gellanilyticum genomic segment:
- a CDS encoding argonaute/piwi family protein has protein sequence MKTFSPLVNFSKRPLGKMTRKKRQMRRIPTMRPTKPFQQKQLKQITASSEWFEEPSLTFGGGSMHVDPKVGIPLYGPASVGTSRHKTEVHAGFIGTGEGIQKAMRFYETCCDGLDGDDQHAPFPGCKIDRGYRFTLKMDDSFNEKITQTELGDLLKIRDSKQRFDATLELLTEKLRLMTQEHDHPLNYVVLVVPPEMFKECRVADYHEKGVGMVHRDLRRAFKARAMQYNTATQIIQESTLNVEASSRELDHLSERAWNLFNGLYFKVDGLPWGPADLPASSCFVGVSFYRPLGQASTLRTSLVQAFDENGEGLVLRGHNFNWDEQKQGKTPHLTEDLAAQLIDDVLEQYEKLRHQRPTRIVVHKTSRFDPDETRGFQRSLRRVSQCDLVALRPTSEIRLIRAGSYPPLRGTSFTLGDVSFLYTTGYIPFLGRFPQGHVPSPLELADHIGDTPRSQLLKEALALTKMNWNSARMYGLMPITVRFARLVGDILREVPENITPHPKYKFYV, from the coding sequence ATGAAGACCTTTTCACCTTTGGTGAACTTCAGCAAGCGTCCTCTGGGCAAGATGACGAGGAAGAAGAGACAGATGAGGAGGATTCCGACGATGAGGCCGACTAAACCCTTTCAGCAGAAGCAGCTCAAACAGATCACAGCCTCATCAGAGTGGTTCGAAGAGCCGTCTTTGACATTCGGAGGTGGCTCGATGCACGTGGATCCCAAAGTTGGAATCCCTCTCTATGGTCCAGCTTCGGTGGGCACATCCCGGCACAAGACCGAGGTGCACGCTGGATTCATTGGCACGGGCGAAGGAATTCAGAAGGCGATGCGGTTTTATGAGACCTGCTGCGATGGTCTTGATGGCGACGATCAGCATGCTCCGTTCCCGGGATGCAAGATTGACAGAGGTTACCGCTTCACCCTCAAGATGGATGATAGCTTTAACGAAAAGATCACCCAAACTGAACTCGGTGACCTTCTTAAGATTCGCGACAGCAAACAACGTTTCGACGCAACGTTGGAGCTGCTCACGGAAAAGCTTCGGCTCATGACACAAGAGCACGATCACCCGCTGAACTACGTGGTGCTTGTGGTCCCTCCAGAAATGTTCAAGGAGTGCCGCGTTGCTGACTACCACGAGAAGGGTGTGGGAATGGTCCATCGCGATCTGCGACGTGCCTTCAAAGCAAGGGCGATGCAGTACAACACCGCAACCCAGATCATTCAGGAATCGACGTTGAATGTAGAAGCTAGCTCCCGTGAACTCGATCACCTTTCTGAGCGGGCATGGAATCTCTTCAACGGTCTCTATTTTAAAGTCGATGGCCTGCCATGGGGACCCGCCGATCTGCCGGCCTCCAGCTGCTTCGTTGGCGTCAGTTTCTACAGACCGCTTGGACAGGCTTCCACGCTGCGGACAAGCCTCGTACAGGCGTTTGACGAGAACGGAGAAGGGCTGGTACTCAGGGGGCACAACTTCAATTGGGACGAGCAGAAACAGGGGAAGACCCCTCACCTGACAGAGGATTTGGCGGCGCAATTGATTGATGACGTGTTGGAGCAGTATGAGAAACTTCGTCATCAACGACCTACTCGAATCGTGGTCCATAAGACCTCGCGGTTCGACCCGGACGAAACTCGGGGTTTCCAAAGGTCTCTACGACGGGTGTCCCAATGTGATTTGGTAGCTCTTCGCCCAACCAGCGAGATCCGTTTAATTCGCGCTGGCTCCTACCCGCCTTTGCGAGGGACGTCGTTTACTCTTGGCGACGTTTCTTTCCTCTATACCACGGGCTACATCCCCTTCCTCGGGCGATTTCCGCAAGGACACGTTCCCAGCCCCCTTGAATTGGCCGACCACATCGGAGACACTCCTCGTTCGCAGTTGCTAAAGGAGGCGCTTGCCCTCACGAAAATGAATTGGAACTCGGCTCGCATGTATGGGCTTATGCCAATAACGGTCCGCTTCGCTCGATTGGTGGGCGACATCCTCCGCGAGGTTCCGGAAAACATCACTCCCCATCCCAAATATAAGTTTTACGTATAG
- a CDS encoding efflux RND transporter periplasmic adaptor subunit: MKFVLVLVLLTAAAGAGWYARDRFGSTQQHSDAPAAKGERKVLYYQSAMHPWIKSDKPGRCTICGMELTPVYEGEKGFDSAAEGDVVALTQTQIQVLHVQTAEAKVQPLTKTLRVAGVMDDDERRHRIISAYVDSRVDKLFANHHGAEVVAGEPLARIYSPTLLQAEREYRQLTGDLKKNTALRLQQMGLTPDQIEALPQKPADTLYSEILSPLTGTVVEHDVYEGQYVTMGQKLFEIADFGVMWFQFRAYEQDMPWIKIGQKVEVVTPSVPGKVFTGEITFIDPNFDEATRSTQVRVELPNPLVDGRREILHRLYADGAVKVEIPEVLAVPKSSVMQTGPEAVVYVDEGGGVYARKVVRLGRRGDSLLEVLSGIKAGDKVVTNGNLLIDGQAEMNRSFMTPAEPIPSMLGKLTEPQKKSIGDFLKVADAMAAALSADNLAAFNKASEPAMKTTGAMVEALRAHEELVPKLEVLEKGSHFHGFENIQKAREAFYGFTMATTALLEPLRTSEGMPEFQVWECYMVDRIIDGAPKFGHWVQTGGRPGHNPFFGSDMLECVKEIKPGEAKP, encoded by the coding sequence ATGAAATTTGTTCTCGTCCTAGTGCTCCTCACTGCCGCAGCGGGTGCGGGATGGTACGCCCGCGACCGTTTCGGATCCACGCAACAGCACAGCGATGCGCCGGCAGCCAAGGGTGAACGCAAAGTGCTCTACTACCAGAGCGCCATGCATCCCTGGATCAAGAGCGACAAGCCGGGACGCTGCACCATTTGCGGCATGGAACTCACGCCTGTCTATGAAGGAGAAAAGGGCTTCGATAGTGCAGCGGAGGGCGATGTCGTGGCACTGACGCAGACCCAGATTCAGGTGCTGCATGTACAGACCGCTGAGGCCAAGGTCCAGCCATTGACTAAAACGTTGCGAGTGGCCGGTGTGATGGATGACGATGAACGCCGCCACCGGATCATCAGCGCCTACGTCGATAGTCGTGTGGACAAGCTCTTCGCCAACCACCACGGAGCGGAAGTCGTTGCCGGCGAGCCTCTAGCCCGAATCTACAGTCCCACCCTGCTACAGGCCGAGCGTGAGTATCGTCAGCTTACCGGCGACCTGAAAAAGAACACGGCGCTCCGCCTTCAGCAGATGGGCCTCACACCCGATCAGATCGAAGCGCTTCCACAAAAGCCAGCGGACACCCTCTACTCGGAGATTCTGTCGCCTCTCACAGGGACCGTGGTGGAACACGATGTGTACGAAGGCCAGTACGTAACGATGGGTCAGAAGCTCTTCGAGATCGCAGACTTCGGCGTCATGTGGTTTCAGTTCCGGGCCTATGAACAGGACATGCCGTGGATCAAGATCGGACAGAAGGTGGAGGTCGTTACTCCCTCTGTGCCAGGCAAGGTATTCACCGGAGAGATTACCTTCATTGACCCGAACTTTGATGAAGCCACTCGCTCAACCCAAGTGCGGGTAGAGCTGCCGAATCCCCTGGTGGATGGCCGCCGGGAGATTCTGCACCGCCTCTACGCGGATGGGGCTGTGAAAGTGGAAATTCCCGAGGTGCTCGCTGTACCGAAATCCTCGGTCATGCAGACAGGGCCGGAAGCCGTGGTGTATGTGGACGAAGGAGGCGGTGTTTACGCACGCAAGGTGGTGAGACTCGGACGCCGCGGTGACTCGTTGCTAGAGGTCCTCTCCGGCATCAAGGCAGGCGACAAAGTGGTGACCAATGGGAACCTGCTCATCGACGGACAAGCGGAAATGAACCGTTCCTTCATGACGCCGGCGGAGCCAATACCCTCCATGCTCGGGAAACTGACCGAGCCTCAGAAGAAATCCATCGGTGACTTCCTGAAGGTGGCAGACGCCATGGCAGCCGCCCTTTCCGCCGACAACCTGGCCGCTTTCAACAAGGCCAGCGAACCGGCAATGAAGACGACTGGCGCGATGGTTGAAGCCCTGCGTGCCCATGAAGAGCTTGTCCCCAAGCTGGAGGTCTTGGAAAAAGGCAGCCACTTCCACGGGTTTGAGAACATTCAAAAAGCGCGTGAAGCCTTTTACGGGTTCACGATGGCAACCACCGCATTGCTGGAGCCACTGAGAACGAGCGAAGGCATGCCGGAGTTCCAGGTATGGGAGTGCTACATGGTCGATCGCATCATCGATGGCGCTCCCAAGTTTGGTCACTGGGTGCAGACTGGCGGCCGCCCCGGGCACAATCCCTTCTTCGGTAGCGACATGCTGGAGTGCGTGAAGGAAATCAAACCGGGAGAGGCCAAACCGTGA
- a CDS encoding efflux RND transporter permease subunit — protein MIERIIEWSLKNRFLVACGALLLIAMGVRAIYLTPVDAIPDLTENQVLVYADWMGRSPQEVEDQVTFPLSTGLQGLAGVKEVRATSMFGFSLVTIIFEDKVDTYFARARVLERLNYLQGSMPEGVQPQLGPDASGLGWVYQYYFDVDPAQAANGGYDLSQLRSLQDWYVRYQLASVQGVAEVASIGGFVKQYQVELSSTKMRMANVTLMDVMTAVQNANLNVGGKVVEENGAEFVLRGIGLVTSPEDLELVTVKSVEGTPVYLKDIATVQIGGDFRRGALDLNGQEAVGGTVVMRTGENAKAVIERIKEKIEQIAPSLPPGVTIKPFYDRSELIDNTIGTLKHALTEEIILVTLAHIIFLWHFRSILIVTLPLPVSILISFLLMKEFGITSNIMSLTGIAIAIGVLVDAAIVVTENVIRHCERAEEEKGGRLSSQETWDVTLAACKQVGRPIFFAMAIIILAFVPVFALAGQEGKLFHPLAFTKTFAMIGSTLLAVTLVPVLCSLLVRGPFHSEEHNIVMKFLLRIYEPALDWALDHRKTVIMTALFILSVALLTAFGLPRTTVKQIRDAGHPRLADVLTGFGKEFMPPLNEGSLLYMPVMMPKTGLSEIQRVMSWQDKIIAATPEVETVAGKLGRFETATDPAPTEMLETTIMLKPEYIPDGRWRVKRNPAWREGMTVEKLKAELTEKMKQVPGYVPAFLQPIENRILMLYTGIRAQVGVKIYGDNLDKIQRKAFEVERLINSIEGASGVSPSRVQGKPYLNIQVDRQAMARYGLSAKDVLDAVEIAIGGKNASTTIEGRQRFPIQIRVERGERDDIEKLSSILIAARPGMSAASASPAVGGMSGGMAGGGSPAAPVGGMATAGSEQPIPYIPLGMVAKITREVGANEIASENGRLRSYVQANVQDRDLGGFVQEIEQKLKSINWEGMTYKMTGEYENQRRFVQTMQVVFPIVLLIIFVLLYIVYHSALEAAHVMLAVPFALSGGVLLQKLLGYNFNGAVWVGYIALFGTAVQTGVVMVVYLEETVKARMAALGSAFSYADLVQAVKDGARLRLRPKVMTVATIVASLMPIMWSHRQGAEVMKPLATPVIGGMISSLVHILIVTPVIFLWLRSRELRKGHQLPSTRVDSIPKG, from the coding sequence GTGATCGAGCGCATCATTGAGTGGAGCCTCAAGAACCGCTTCCTTGTCGCCTGTGGCGCCTTGCTGCTCATCGCCATGGGGGTGAGAGCCATTTACCTCACCCCGGTAGATGCGATTCCGGACCTCACGGAAAACCAAGTCCTCGTCTATGCCGACTGGATGGGCCGCAGTCCGCAGGAGGTGGAAGACCAGGTGACCTTCCCCTTGTCCACCGGCCTGCAAGGCTTGGCTGGGGTGAAGGAGGTGCGTGCGACCTCCATGTTCGGATTCTCGCTTGTCACCATCATCTTCGAGGACAAGGTGGACACGTACTTCGCGAGGGCGCGTGTCCTGGAGCGGCTCAACTACCTGCAAGGATCCATGCCAGAGGGTGTGCAGCCTCAGCTTGGGCCGGATGCCTCGGGCCTCGGCTGGGTCTATCAATACTACTTTGATGTGGATCCGGCGCAGGCAGCAAACGGCGGCTACGACCTCTCGCAATTGCGTTCACTTCAGGACTGGTATGTGCGCTATCAGCTCGCCAGCGTGCAGGGCGTGGCCGAGGTGGCCAGCATTGGCGGTTTCGTGAAACAGTATCAGGTGGAGCTGTCCTCCACCAAGATGCGCATGGCAAACGTCACGCTCATGGACGTGATGACCGCAGTGCAGAACGCCAATCTCAACGTCGGCGGCAAGGTGGTGGAGGAGAACGGCGCGGAGTTCGTGTTGCGCGGCATTGGACTGGTCACGAGCCCTGAGGATCTGGAACTCGTCACGGTCAAATCGGTGGAGGGAACCCCCGTCTATCTGAAGGACATCGCCACAGTCCAGATCGGCGGTGACTTCCGGCGAGGTGCTCTTGACCTGAATGGTCAAGAGGCCGTGGGGGGCACGGTGGTAATGCGCACAGGTGAGAACGCCAAAGCTGTAATCGAACGCATAAAAGAAAAGATCGAGCAGATCGCTCCCAGCCTGCCCCCGGGAGTCACCATCAAGCCATTCTATGATCGCAGTGAACTGATCGACAACACCATCGGCACGCTCAAGCATGCGCTGACCGAGGAGATCATTCTGGTCACGCTCGCGCACATCATCTTCCTCTGGCATTTCCGCAGCATTCTCATCGTCACGCTGCCACTTCCTGTCTCCATCCTGATTTCCTTCCTGCTCATGAAGGAGTTCGGTATCACGAGCAACATCATGTCCCTGACGGGCATCGCCATCGCCATCGGAGTGCTGGTGGATGCCGCCATCGTGGTCACGGAGAATGTCATTCGCCACTGTGAAAGGGCCGAAGAAGAAAAGGGCGGTAGGCTGAGTTCGCAGGAGACCTGGGATGTCACGCTGGCAGCCTGCAAGCAGGTAGGCAGGCCCATCTTCTTTGCCATGGCCATCATCATCCTGGCCTTTGTGCCGGTGTTTGCTCTGGCCGGACAGGAGGGCAAACTGTTTCACCCGCTCGCCTTCACCAAGACGTTCGCGATGATCGGATCCACGCTCCTCGCGGTGACTTTGGTGCCGGTGCTGTGCTCGTTGCTGGTCCGCGGGCCATTCCACTCCGAGGAACACAACATCGTGATGAAGTTCCTGCTGCGCATCTATGAGCCGGCGCTCGATTGGGCACTCGACCATCGCAAGACGGTCATCATGACAGCGCTGTTCATCCTCTCCGTCGCACTGCTCACTGCCTTCGGACTACCACGCACCACGGTGAAACAGATCCGCGATGCTGGCCATCCACGGCTGGCGGACGTGCTCACTGGCTTTGGCAAGGAATTCATGCCGCCGCTCAATGAGGGCAGCCTGCTTTACATGCCGGTGATGATGCCAAAAACGGGCCTCAGCGAGATCCAGCGTGTCATGTCCTGGCAGGACAAGATCATTGCAGCAACGCCCGAAGTGGAGACGGTCGCTGGCAAGCTGGGCCGATTTGAAACCGCCACGGATCCTGCGCCCACCGAGATGCTGGAAACGACCATCATGCTCAAGCCTGAGTACATTCCGGATGGCCGCTGGCGCGTGAAACGCAACCCCGCGTGGCGCGAAGGCATGACAGTCGAAAAGCTGAAAGCCGAACTCACCGAGAAGATGAAGCAGGTGCCTGGCTATGTCCCCGCATTCCTGCAGCCCATCGAAAACCGCATCCTGATGCTCTATACTGGCATCCGCGCGCAGGTGGGCGTGAAGATCTACGGCGACAATCTCGACAAGATCCAGCGCAAAGCCTTCGAGGTGGAGCGGCTGATCAACAGCATCGAAGGTGCCAGCGGTGTCTCGCCCTCCCGCGTCCAGGGCAAACCGTATCTCAACATCCAGGTCGATCGTCAAGCCATGGCCCGCTATGGCCTCAGCGCTAAAGACGTACTCGATGCCGTGGAAATTGCCATCGGCGGAAAGAACGCCAGCACCACGATTGAAGGCAGACAGCGTTTCCCCATTCAGATCCGCGTGGAGCGAGGCGAACGTGATGACATCGAAAAGCTGAGCAGCATCCTCATCGCAGCGCGGCCCGGTATGAGCGCTGCCAGTGCGTCACCGGCAGTTGGCGGAATGAGCGGTGGCATGGCTGGTGGCGGCAGTCCAGCAGCCCCAGTCGGCGGCATGGCCACCGCAGGCTCTGAGCAGCCTATTCCCTACATTCCGCTGGGCATGGTGGCGAAAATCACCCGCGAGGTAGGCGCCAACGAAATCGCCAGCGAGAATGGCCGTCTGCGCTCCTACGTGCAGGCCAACGTCCAGGACCGCGACTTGGGCGGCTTTGTGCAGGAAATCGAGCAGAAGCTCAAGAGCATTAACTGGGAGGGCATGACCTACAAGATGACGGGCGAGTACGAGAATCAGCGCCGCTTCGTGCAGACCATGCAGGTCGTCTTTCCCATCGTCCTGCTCATCATCTTCGTCCTCCTGTACATCGTCTATCACAGCGCTCTGGAAGCCGCTCACGTCATGCTTGCCGTGCCTTTCGCACTGAGCGGTGGCGTACTCCTGCAAAAACTCCTGGGCTACAATTTCAACGGTGCCGTCTGGGTTGGCTACATCGCGCTCTTCGGAACCGCCGTCCAGACCGGGGTCGTCATGGTCGTGTATCTGGAGGAAACCGTGAAAGCTCGCATGGCCGCACTCGGCAGCGCATTCTCATACGCCGACCTCGTCCAGGCCGTGAAGGACGGCGCCCGCCTCCGCCTCCGCCCAAAAGTGATGACCGTCGCCACCATCGTCGCATCCCTGATGCCCATCATGTGGAGCCACCGCCAGGGCGCCGAAGTCATGAAGCCCCTGGCGACTCCCGTGATCGGCGGCATGATTTCCAGCCTTGTTCACATCCTCATTGTCACCCCGGTGATTTTCCTGTGGCTTCGAAGCAGGGAGTTGAGAAAAGGCCATCAATTGCCATCGACCCGAGTGGACAGTATACCAAAAGGTTGA
- a CDS encoding DUF932 domain-containing protein has translation MNDNALALPVVTAPPVQARPHHPNLILHCGARLATLDEVARVRTPPSTATWQPIPHATLVQTIERTLAASNLRLGSVAHSLDAEGNRYFGLMEIMGRSSSQDYCWVLGLRNSHDKTFPAGIVAGATVFCCDNLSFSGEVKFARKHTRFIMRDLPQLTERAVGRLMAKWHDQDKRIGAYKEADIDDASAHDLVIRATDVGVCSNRLIPSVLHEWREPRHAAFEARNVWSLFNAFTESLKDGNLAELPKRTEALHGLLDTHVGLGLN, from the coding sequence ATGAATGACAATGCCCTCGCACTCCCGGTCGTCACGGCGCCTCCCGTTCAGGCCCGGCCACACCATCCAAATCTCATCCTCCATTGCGGTGCCCGCCTCGCCACATTGGATGAAGTTGCCAGAGTTCGCACCCCGCCATCAACTGCGACCTGGCAACCCATCCCCCATGCCACACTGGTTCAAACCATCGAGCGGACTCTGGCAGCCTCTAACCTTCGCTTGGGCAGTGTAGCCCACAGCCTGGATGCTGAAGGAAATCGCTACTTTGGTCTCATGGAAATCATGGGCCGCAGTTCCAGCCAGGACTACTGCTGGGTGCTAGGCCTACGTAACAGCCATGACAAGACATTCCCCGCGGGTATCGTCGCTGGCGCCACTGTCTTTTGCTGCGACAACCTCAGCTTCTCCGGAGAGGTCAAATTCGCCAGGAAGCACACGCGCTTCATCATGCGCGATCTGCCCCAACTCACTGAGCGGGCCGTGGGTCGCCTCATGGCCAAATGGCACGATCAAGACAAGCGTATCGGCGCCTACAAAGAGGCCGATATCGACGACGCCAGCGCCCACGACCTCGTCATCCGGGCCACGGATGTCGGCGTCTGCAGTAATCGCCTCATTCCCTCCGTTCTTCATGAATGGCGAGAACCTCGGCATGCTGCATTCGAGGCACGCAATGTTTGGTCGCTCTTCAACGCATTCACGGAATCGTTAAAAGATGGCAACCTGGCTGAGCTTCCGAAACGCACGGAAGCACTCCACGGCTTGCTGGACACCCACGTTGGGCTCGGGCTCAACTGA